Part of the Dehalococcoidia bacterium genome is shown below.
GCCCCAGCTATACTCATCGTCAGTTTGGCGTTGGTGCTTTTTGGACCAGCGGCAGCGCTGGCGGAAGGGGAGAACGTCCCGCCGATAGCCATTGATGACATCGCCTCGACTGACATAAACACTGCAGTGACCATCGATGTGGTGGCCAACGACACGGATACCGATGGGGACACCTTGAGTGTTGATGTGGCCTCTCTTGCTCAGCCTGCCAATGGAAGCGTGGCGATCAACATCGATGGTACTGTCACCTACACGCCCAACACTGATTTTGAAGGGATCGACACCTTCATTTACTATGCCTATGATGAGACCGTCAATTCCGAGAACCCGGCCACGGTAACCATTGATGTCGGCAATCAAAAGCCGGTCGCTATTGATGACAGCGCTACAACTGAAAAGAATATTGCGGTCATTATCGATGTGGTGGCCAATGACACGGATATCGATGGGGACACCTTGAGTGTTGATGCAGGCTCTCTAAGCCAGCCAGCCAATGGGAGCGTGGCGATCAATTCCGATGGTACCGTAACGTACATGCCGAAGGCCGGCTACAAAGGCGTCGATACCTTCAGCTACTATGCCTATGATGGCACTGTCAACTCCGAGAACCCAGCCACGGTGACAGTGACCGTGAGCAACGGGGACGAGGAGGAAGACGGAAAGGCGGTTCCCCCTGGACAGATGGTTCGCAGGGGCTTATCCGGTCCGATTGCTGGATGGGACCTCGATTCTGAGGGGGCCATCACCTATCTTTACATTTCGACCAATTTCGGTACCGTTAGGGTCGATGTATCGTCATTTGGACTGACTGAAGAGGACGTCGCGGAGGGCATGCGAGTGGTGCTGAAACTTGCAGATGAAGAGAGTGACTCTGGGGATGATGACACGGGCGCTTACAGAACTGCGATAGCTGAGGACCTCAAAGCCAATCGAAGCCTTCAGTCCGTCGACACTGCTGATGCAGGTATAGGAAAAGGGAATGCCTTTGGTAAAGGCAACAATAACGCTGGAAGTTCAGCAGGTAACAATGGAAACGGAGGAAACGGGAACTCCTCCGGCGGAAAGAACAAGTAGCATCCCAGAGACGGCTGATGTGATTCAAGGGGCCAGCTTCACGTTGGAGAAGTTGGCCCCTTCTTGTTGGGATTGCATTACTCGAGGTCAGCCGAAACCCTGCTGTTGCACCCCAAAGAAAGGGAATGACTTTCGGGCAAGCCACGGCAGCTGTAATAGAAAAGTCTCTACAAGGCCTTCCTTTCTCAAAGTTGCGTCATATGGGAAGCCAAACAAACCTCTGTTTTTGGCTGCTCACTGAGGTGATATTCCACGCTCCTGCGGGTATCCTTTGAGGCACTTCCATAATTACACCCTCTGAAAAGAGGTTCCTCTTTTGGCTCTAATTTTTGGCCCAAACCATGAATTTGAAAAATTGGGCATTTTTAGCGGTCCTTTTTTGCCTCTGTATGTTGGGCGCTACGTTGACTTGCCTCCCTGTATTTTTGGCCTTACAAAGTTGCAAGAACTTGCAGTCGAAAGACGATCCTCTGTAATGCGATGCTAGTACCAATGCCCCATTTTCCTCCTGGGTCTGTGAGGATATAATGGTAGCACTTGTGTCCACTGAGGTGAAACTTGACAAGTACCGT
Proteins encoded:
- a CDS encoding cadherin-like domain-containing protein, with protein sequence MIVSRSKPISLLAPAILIVSLALVLFGPAAALAEGENVPPIAIDDIASTDINTAVTIDVVANDTDTDGDTLSVDVASLAQPANGSVAINIDGTVTYTPNTDFEGIDTFIYYAYDETVNSENPATVTIDVGNQKPVAIDDSATTEKNIAVIIDVVANDTDIDGDTLSVDAGSLSQPANGSVAINSDGTVTYMPKAGYKGVDTFSYYAYDGTVNSENPATVTVTVSNGDEEEDGKAVPPGQMVRRGLSGPIAGWDLDSEGAITYLYISTNFGTVRVDVSSFGLTEEDVAEGMRVVLKLADEESDSGDDDTGAYRTAIAEDLKANRSLQSVDTADAGIGKGNAFGKGNNNAGSSAGNNGNGGNGNSSGGKNK